The nucleotide window CGATGGCGGCCTCCACGTCCCGCCACTCGGTGTCGCCCAGACCGAAGCGGCCATCGGCGCTGGGCGGTGCCTCGCCGTCGTTCCGGTAGGAGATGAGCAGCGACGTGAAGCCGGCGGCGTGGAAGACGGGCACGGCCCGCAGCGTCTCGTGGCGGCGCACCCCCCGGCCGTGTACCTGGATCACCCATCGCCCGCTCGGCTGTTCCGTGGGGAGCTGGGTCTCCGGGATGGGTGTGTCCGGAAGCTGTGTGCTCGGAAGCTGTGCGCCCGGGATGAGCCAGGCCGGGGCTTCGCCGCGGTCGGTGCTCACGGTCACATTGGTGTAGTCGAGGCCCAGGTCCCACGGCCCCAGGAACGAGTAGCCGCCGAGACGGCCCGAGACGACGGTGCTCAGGTCGCCGAAGTCCACGTGCAGGATGCGCCGCGTGACGCTCGTGCTCGTGCTGCGCTCGATCGCACCCAACCTGGCATGGCCGGAGTCCCCCGCGAACCAGAAACTGTAGTCGCCGGGCAGCACGGCATCCGCAGTGGCTTCGAGGGTGATCAGTCCCGCGTCGAGGTCGACGGCGAAGACCCTGATGTCGTCGGCACGCTTCGTCGGGGGTGTGACGATGCGACGCGCCATCACCCCGGCCAGCACTCCGATCGCGACGGATGCGGCTGCCGCAACGGCGGCCACACCACCGAGGACGACCAGTCCCGCGGAGGTCACAGAGGTGACACCTCCAGGTCGTGCCTGAATCC belongs to Cryobacterium sp. SO2 and includes:
- a CDS encoding alpha/beta fold hydrolase → MTSAGLVVLGGVAAVAAAASVAIGVLAGVMARRIVTPPTKRADDIRVFAVDLDAGLITLEATADAVLPGDYSFWFAGDSGHARLGAIERSTSTSVTRRILHVDFGDLSTVVSGRLGGYSFLGPWDLGLDYTNVTVSTDRGEAPAWLIPGAQLPSTQLPDTPIPETQLPTEQPSGRWVIQVHGRGVRRHETLRAVPVFHAAGFTSLLISYRNDGEAPPSADGRFGLGDTEWRDVEAAIDYAVGNGATAIVLMGWSMGGAISLQAATRAVHDGRLIGIVLDSPVIDWADVVAYQAETLHLPTAVVRGALVVMGRRWGRLVTGLHLPIDFPRLDFVSRADDLSLPILILHSDDDGFVPSAPSRRLAERRPDIVTLVPFSVARHTKLWNYDPQRWNGAILAWLNRIDSALPAIESAES